From a single Sus scrofa isolate TJ Tabasco breed Duroc chromosome 13, Sscrofa11.1, whole genome shotgun sequence genomic region:
- the LRRC3 gene encoding leucine-rich repeat-containing protein 3, with product MGPVGRHGPSALPVPTGGSCLLLLFCLRLGASCPQSCQCPDHAGAVAVHCSARGLQEIPKDIPLDTVLLKLDANKIARIPNGAFQHLSHLRELDLSQNAIETIGPAAFSGLAGGLRLLDLSHNRIRRIPKDALGKLSAKIRLSHNPLHCECALQEALWELKLDPDSVDEIACHTSVQEEYVGKPLIQALDAGVSFCSVHHKTTDVAMLVTMFGWFAMVITYVVYYVRQNQEDARRHLEYLKSLPSTPVSKDPVSPAP from the coding sequence ATGGGCCCTGTGGGCAGACACGGCCCCTCGGCCCTGCCGGTCCCCACGGGAGGGTcgtgcctcctcctcctcttctgcctgCGCCTGGGCGCCTCTTGCCCGCAGAGCTGCCAGTGCCCCGACCACGCCGGGGCCGTGGCCGTCCACTGCAGCGCGAGGGGCCTGCAGGAGATCCCCAAAGACATCCCCCTGGACACGGTGCTCCTGAAGCTCGATGCCAACAAGATCGCCCGCATCCCCAACGGAGCCTTCCAGCACCTGAGCCACCTGAGAGAGCTGGACCTGTCTCAGAACGCCATCGAGACCATCGGCCCCGCCGCCTTCTCGGGCCTGGCCGGGGGCCTGCGGCTGCTGGACCTGTCCCACAACCGTATCCGGAGGATTCCCAAGGACGCGCTGGGCAAGCTCAGCGCCAAGATCCGCCTGTCCCACAACCCCCTGCACTGCGAGTGCGCCCTGCAGGAGGCCCTGTGGGAGCTGAAGCTCGACCCCGACTCGGTGGACGAGATCGCCTGCCACACCTCCGTGCAGGAGGAGTACGTGGGGAAGCCGCTGATCCAGGCGCTCGACGCCGGCGTCAGCTTCTGCAGCGTCCACCACAAGACCACCGACGTGGCCATGCTGGTCACCATGTTTGGCTGGTTCGCCATGGTGATCACCTACGTGGTGTACTACGTGCGCCAGAACCAGGAGGACGCCAGGAGGCACCTGGAGTACCTGAAGTCCCTGCCCAGCACCCCTGTGTCCAAGGACCCCGTCAGCCCTGCCCCCTAG